The stretch of DNA ACTCTTTCATTGGTTTTTCATATCTACTTAGATAGTAAGCTAATCCATAAACTCTTAAAATCAGCTCTATATCTGATTGATTTTTAACAATGTCTTTCTTGTTTATAACTTTACGCCATGATGGATTTTTATTTAGTTCCTTCAACTTATTTAAAAAGTCACTTCTAAATACGCAATTCCTTATTTCTTGTGACTTAAGGGGAGTTCCTCCTGTATTTAGTCGTTCAAAAATGTGGTATACAGATGTATTTTCTTTTGTAGGTGAAAGTTGTCTTATATTAATTGCTCTCAGTACAGAAGAAGCCAGTTTTCTTTTATCTTTATCGTCTAAATCATTATAAGTACAATTATAAAACTTGTTTTTAGAATTTAGTCCCGACAATTTAAAAACCTGTCGTTTCCCTGTTTGACTTTCTTTGCCAAAGTATCCTTCAAAAAAATAAACAATACTTAATAGACGCTGCTGACCATCAATGACCAAATTCTTATTTTCGTCATCAATATATAAAAAAATAGGAGGGACTGGTAGTCCTATTAAAAAGGATTCAATGAGTAATGATGCCTGTTTTATATTCCAAACATAACCACGCTGATAATCAGGAATCATAATGTCCTCATTTTTAAACATTTCAACAAGTCCCATTAACGTATAATCAGAAGGATAAGATGTAATATCGTATTCTATATTAATCATCTCTTCGGCCTCATTCTCTGAAAATTCAAAGTCTTCCATATTTGTTAGTTTAATAATCCCTTGCAAATATAACATTATTTTCTATATAGTAGTCAATTCCGGCAAACTATTTATCGCTTCAGACTTCAATTTATCCACTGCACGAGTGTATTTTTCCGTGTGTTTTAATCCGCTATGTCCCAATAGGCTGGCAACGGTCTTGATGTTGGCACCATTATTCAGGATGTTCACGGCAAAGCTGTGGCGGGCACAATGCCAGCTGATGTGTTTATTAATACCTGCACGCTTTACCCACCGTTTCACAGACTTACTGCAACTCTCATATGAGGGAAGGTTGAAGATAGAGGAACTTAGGTCCTCAGGAGCTTCGCCAATCAAAGAGAGTAAACCGTCATTGAGAGGAATAATAACGCCACTATGTGCAGAATGTCCTTTGGTCTTATTTTGTTCAAATTTCAACAGGCAGTTGGTATAATCTACATTCTTATAGGTAAGGTCTTTTACATCGCAGAAGCGCAGACCACAATACAAACAAGGGATAAAGGCACGTCTGACATTAGGATTCTCATTCTCATAATAACATTGAATCAGTGCTTGTATTTCGGCCATTGAGAGTACATCTTTGCGTAACACTTGGTCATCTACCTTGCACACAACACCTTTGCAGGGATCTTTCTGCATTACTTCATGGTCTATGGCATAGCGTACAACTTTCTTGAAACGCTGATAGATACTCTTTGCTCCTTCACCAACACTTCTTCCGCTGCGCAGATCACACAAGAAGCACAGCGATATATCATGGGCAGCAAACCCTTAATGCAGAAATAGCTTATGGTACAGGAAGAATTTATCCGTGTTGGCACAACCTTATATAAGATTATGAACCAGCCACGCATCAATAGTGGTTTTGTCAAGAAGCGTATAGTGTGGAACAATGAGACGCTACGGCAGGACTATGGTAAGAACTTTATTGCCACTGTCCCCAATCATGTGTACTATCAATCTGTGATTGACAAGCTTTCTCTCTACGAGCCTATGGGATTTGCATCTCTAAAGCAAAGGACTTAATTCTTCAATAGCACATCCAGCATTCATGAAAAGATTAAAAACATAAGACCAATCACGATTATTCGTATTTACTGCAAACCAAAAACAGCTTTTGAAGACTAAATGCAAAGCATCTCTATCCTCAACCAAAGCAAGTCTTCTTGATATAGAATTTTTCTCAAGAGAACCATTCTTTACCTTTTCTTCTATAAATTCCTTTGTAAAGCCCAAATCAAGACCTATCACAATTAGGTTTTGTATAGCTTTTGTATAGAAAGTTGTTCCTTCTGCTTTCCTGGCACAATAACACTGAACATCCAATAATGCAAGTCTATCATCAGGGCTTACATTTCTCCAACGTTCTCCAACCTTAGACAAATCAAACTCTTCATCTATATTCCCAATTCGTAAATAAGAATTAGTCTCCTTTTTGTCTGGTTCTTCTTGCTTTTTTACCAATCTAATATACTTAATGCACTCTGATTCTAACTTGTCTATTTCTTTTTCAGAATATACAGCGGTATAAGTATCATTCTTTTTATAAAATGCAAGAGGAGTCTTATGCAATTCGTATGGTAAATCTGCATCAGGATCAAATTCAAAAGTATAACCTTGTGCTTCCAGTTCAAGCAAGACAGACATAAGAGTACTATTATAATTTTTTTTTAGGTTACTCGTACTATTGAAATATGAACCAACAGGCCATTCTCTTATCCTTCCTGTTCCACTTTCAATATATTGATTTTTTTCTGCCAGTTCTTTAGATTCTTTCATCAGTTCATTATGTTTATAAGCAACATAAACAAAGAGAATCACAACTGCGACTATGATAATTATTAAAGGTTCCATCATAATTTGTCTTAAATATACATTAGCACCTAAAACTCATTGCCTCTCAACGCACAATCAAACTCTATATCCTTGCAAATCTGTTCAATTATAGGAGTGCACTCACATTTCAGAATAGAGAGATCTGCAACTTTAGGTAAATATTGATTAAGTTCCTGTGCAAGTTCCTTATATTCTTCCATAAGTTCATCACCAATAAAGTGATGAAAATGCATTGTTTCTACATGCTGGACTGTTTTACAGAAAAGTAGAAGTTGATTGCCTAAATGCTTTCGCGCACCATCTGGCATATAATGTGCAATGCCAGATATGATAGAGAAAGCAATAAACTTCATGAATTTTGTCATAAAGATTATTCCCAGTTGACAGCCATCTATTAGGTCAGCATACTTAACATCAGATATATCCATATCATTGTTTATCAAATAATTTTTCAACAAACAATAGTAAAGCAACTTTGCTACCGGAATACTTTCTTCATCCGTCAGTTTTGCTTCATCAGAAAGGAGATGATATAATGCTGTAGCCATCGCATAAGGATGAGTTGTTCTTGTGAACTGATATTCATCCTTATTAATTTCTCCTACAAGAATTCTCGCCTTATGGCAGATTTCTTTTTCATTCTTTGAGTTGTAAACAGCAACAAACTCTTGGGCAAATTCTTCAATAAAAGTCATTTCTTTGATACTGTTGGCCTTTCACAATTCCAATAGACCTCTAAATAGTTTATATATGTAGAAGCGTGGAACTGACTATGCCCACGTTCTAAGTTGAAGGTCCTGAGAAAACCCTGTGTACAAATGTAGTAATAGCAGCCCACGCTATAGCGTGAGAACCACTATGCTATCCCTGTACACAATTGAAAGTTTCTCAGGTTTTCAACTTACAAGATAAGCATAACGCTTCTTCTTTTCCAACGATGTCATGTACCTTTAAAAAGGACACGATGCAAAGATAACAAATTTATCTTGAAAGGTTATTTGAAAGCCAATATTCTTCAGCAAAACAGTACTATTCCATTCGAAAATTGCAATATGACAAAACAATTGTTATCTTTGTGTCTGTCGAAAAAAGCCATTATACACTTTAAAACGACAGCATGATGACCCTCGAAGAATACAACCTGTTAGATGCCGACTTTGCCCATTGCCCCGGCACCCATTGTGAGAAAGCAAACGAATGCCTACGCCACACCGCCCACCAGATGCTAGCTAAGAACACGCGAGAGAGCTACACCGTTGTCAATCCCGCCGTGATAACCGGTCGCCAACCCTGCTCACTCTTCATGCCCGACCGCAAGGAACGTTACGCATGGGGCATCTCCCGCATCTACGACAACGTGCGCGCCGCCGACCTACGCGGCATCAAACTAAGCGTCATGTCATGCCTCGGTTCCTCTTCCTATTACAGGATTAAGCAGCAACGCCGTACCATCACCGAAGAAGAGCAACTGGACATCCGCCAAGCTTTCACCGACATGGGCTACGACGGACAAGCCATTGAGTTCGACCGCTATGAAGAACATTACCCCGCACTTATGCGACTAAGAAAAGGCGACTGAACCACCCGTCTCACGCATTTTTTATTACGTTTGTCCCTATTATATTCTGTCCTAAGTCAATCTATAGAATATTCTCTTCTCTTTCATCTTTATATATAGAATTGTCCAAACGCGGATAAGTCATTAGCCATATTTGGAGAATAGATTGCCCATATTTGGACAATTGATTATCCAAAGATGGCCATATCACTCAGAATGTTGGATGAGCCAAAAAACATGAAAAGGAAAGGAAGAGTAGAATAAAATATATAAATTTGCAAAGTCACGATTAAGTGTCGAACAAGAAGTAGCCATTCATAAAGATATGATTAAAAGATAATTCACCTAAAAGACAATATATCATGAACTTAAGATTGTTCCTTGTTTCTTTTGCTTTATATTGGCCTTCCACCTCATTTGCAATACATCCCGACAGCATCAATCATCATCTAAAAGATTATCAATATCTAACAAGATTTACTGAAGCTAATCTTGCTACTTACCCATATATTCACAAAATGTATGGTAAGGAATACGCCAAGCTTAAAAAGTCGATCAGGCGACATTTACTGAAAGGTCAAGATATAGAAACCGCAACTTGTGACTATGTCTTTTGGTTTTTCTCTCAATTCGATACGCATTTTATAGTTGACCGACATCGATTCTGGCAAGAGTATGACCGAAGGGTTCATCCCAAGTATAACGAAAGGATGGAGTATGACCCTCAACCCCTTGCGTGTATGCTCGATACGGATACCTATCTGGTAAGAATACCCTCTTGCAGCGGTCAGAATCCCACTTACGCATGGGTCGATAGTGTTGCCCAAGCCTATAAAAGAACGAATTGTCCCTATCTCATTTTAGATATTCGAGGTAATTCTGGGGGAAATGATGCCATTTGGGAACCTTTTCTTGAGATACTCGCAGACCATCTACCAAAGAAACCTTGGAGAGTTCTATTCAGAAACACCCCCATGAACAGAGAAGTACTCATGAAACAAGGTGATACAAATATCGTAGAGAAAGCCCGTCAATCGAAAGCACAGTTTGTGCCATTGTCAGAAGAGAACAATAACGAGGAAATGCCTTTCATTGCAAGCCATTTAAAAAAGGCGGCAATTCTCGTTGATAGCAGAACAGCAAGTTCTGGAGAAACCTTAGCTCGTTTTGTAAAAGACTATTGCCATCGTGGAAAAATATATGGACAAGACCCTACCAGCGGAGCAAACCTATCGGGTAACATTGCTCCATTTCAGCTGCCACATAGTGGGATTACTTGCTATTATCCAGTTTGTGTCGACGAAGACTTCGCTTTGCAAATAAAAACAAAAGAAATAGGAATCAAGCCAGATATAAAGATCCCGCTACCACTTCCCGCCTCTCTCAAAGATCATATTGACACATGGGTTGTATGGGTTGCAAAGAGTTTGCAATCAAACTGACACCATAAAAACAACAGCATGATGAAACAAGAAGAATACAACCTGTTAGATGCCGGCTCTGCCCATTGCAGCGGCGAACAGGGCGGACGAGCAAACGAATGCCTACGCCACACCGCCCACCAGATGGCTTGCAGAGAGCACACGAGAGAACAACACCGTCGTCCATCCCGATGAGAAAGTTGTCTACGAAGCGATGGCGTGGATAAACAAGGTAGGTCGTGTTCTTCAGTAACTCGTTGAAACCTTAATGATATAGCATTTTCGAAGGATCCTTTCATCCCACAAGGGCATCAACTTATGACAGACTAAGGGGATAGATTGCCCCGAACAAGAATGCGCCGCAGCTCTCAACGAGTTGCGGCGCACTTCTTATGTTTAACTAAAACTGTTGTTCTAAACAAATGAAAGCCTCACGGTTTTCATTGTTATCCGTTAAACAATCTATCAATCTACCTTAAATCTAATAACTAAAAACCTAAATCTAATATTACTAACCTAAACAATCTATTAACCTTTTGACGTTGCAAAGATACGACGAGATTTCAAACCGCGCAATAGTTTTGATGCACTTTAGTTGTAAAAAGCCCCCATTCTTGACATAAATCAACACCATGTGTCCGAACACAGATACATTTATGCTTCTTTCTTCCTTATTTCGCTTTCGTTTTGTTTGCTGTTCTGCCTTTCCAACGGCTAACCGACACGAGCTGTTTTGCCAATTGAGGTTTTTTTCTTAAGTTTGCATCTATCTATAAGGCGTAAGACACGGCAGTATGAGAATTTTGATTGTGAACACAAGCGAGCGAACGGGTGGTGCGGCTGTGGCCGCCAATCGACTGATGGAGGCTTTGAACAACAACGGCGAAAAAGCGAAAATGTTGGTGCGCGACAAGGAAACAGACTCCATTACCGTGGTTTCGCTGCGACGACAGTTCTTTCAACGGTGGCGTTTCCTGTGGGAACGCTGGTGCATCTATTGGCATCTGCATTTCTCAAAACGACATCTCTTCGACATAGACATTGCCAACACCGGCGCAGACATCACCCGATTGCCCGAGTTTCGAGAGGCCGACGTCATTCATCTCTCGTGGGTGAACCAGGGTATGCTCTCCCTCCGCGGCCTCAGAAAGATTCTTCGAAGCGGCAAACCTGTCGTCTGGACAATGCACGACCTTTGGCCTGCCACCGCCATTTGCCATCTTACGCTGGGCTGCAACCTCTTTAAGCAGCAGTGCAGAACATGCAAATATCTACCGGGAGGCGGCTCTGCTACCGACCTTTCAGCTACGGTGTGGACCAAAAAGAAAAGAACCTACGACCTGGGGCCTATCCATTTCGTGGCCTGCAGCAAGTGGTTGGCCGACCAGGCACGACAAAGTAGACTACTGCGAGGGCATTATGTGTCGGCTATTCCGAACCCCATCGATACACGGATGTTTGTCAAGGAAGACCGAACACTGGCTGCCCGACGGGCCCAACTGCCCGTAGACAAACGCCTGATCTTGTTTGCCGCCCAACGGGCAACCAATGAGAACAAAGGCATGACCTATCTCATCGAGGCTTGTCGTCGACTGTCCGCCTTACATCCGCAGCTGAAAGAGACGGTGGGTATAGCAATCATGGGAAGCCATTCGGAAGAGTTAGCCCATGAATTCGACTTTCCCGTCTACTCCTTGGGCTACGTTACCGACACCCGTACCTTGGTAGACATCTACAACAGCTCAACGGTTTTCGTGCTTCCGTCGCTCTCCGAGAATCTACCCAACACCATTATGGAGGCCATGGCCTGTGGTATTCCGTGCGTAGGCTTCAACGTTGGCGGCATACCCGAAGAGATCGACCACCGCAAAAATGGCTATGTGGCGGCCTATCGGGATGCCGAAGACCTGGCCCGCGGCCTGCATTGGGTGCTCGAAGAGGCTCCATACAACGAAATAAGCACCCAAGCTATACGCAAAGTAGCTCAGTGTTACTCGCAGAATTCGGTAGCGATGCACTACATCGAAATATACAATCAGGCCATCGCCTTTAAAAAATGTAAGTTATGATAAGGCTTTCTGTCATTACGTGCACTTACAATGCTGCACACGAATTGCCCCGAACGTTAGACAGTGTTCGGGCTCAAAGCTATCCGTATGTGGAGCATATCCTGCTCGACGGACGGTCGACGGACGATACATGGTCCATCGCCCGGGCTTATGAAGAGCAGTCTGTCGGGATGGAAAACGGCCATACCGTTGTGTTGAAGTCCGAGAAAGACCAGGGACTATATGATGCCATGAACAAGGGTCTTTACCTGGCAACGGGCGATTATCTCGTGTTTCTCAATGCCGGAGACGTGTTTCCATCCGACAACACATTGGAACAGGTAGCCAATGCCGTGGGCGAAGGCGAAGCCTTGCCTGCCGTTCTTTATGGCGATACCGATATAGTGAACGATGAAGGACGCTTTCTTCGCCACCGTCGGCTCTCCCCGCCCGAACAGCTCTCTTGGCGTTCGTTTCGCCAAGGCATGCTGGTTTGCCACCAAGCCTTCTACGTTCGCACAGACATCGCCCGTCAAACGCCCTACCATCTGGACTATCGCTTCTCGGCAGACGTTGATTGGTGCATCCGTGTGATGAAGAACGCCGAGGCCATGGGTCTACCTTTGCGCAACATCCATGCCGTGGTGGTGAACTATTTAGAGGGCGGAATGACGGCCAAAAACCACCGTGCCTCGCTCAAAGAGCGTTTTTCCGTGATGCGAAACCACTACGGTTTGCTTTCAACCCTACTGATGCACCTATGGTTTGTGGTGAGAAGGTGGTTCTAAGGCCAGTCCATTTCACCCCATAAAGAAATGTCCGGCAAGCCACGAGCCTGCCGGACATTTTTTTATAAAAACACGATTCCGCTTATTAAGAATATCTAAGAATCTGTCCTGGTCGAAGTTTGTCTGTCTTCCGGATATGGTTCAGCTGACAGATCGTTTCGATAGAAACGCCCCGTTTCTCTGCAATAGAGGCCAAGGTCTCGCCAGACGACACTTTGTGGTAGAGCTTTTCGGCCGCGTTATACGGTATCGGAGCCGTCTCTTCGCGATCTCTTCCAGGCTTGCCCACCACCTCTTCGCGACTGTAGCCTCCGTTGCCCACCACGCCACGCAGATGAGTAGCCTCAGCAGAAGCCTGCTCGTAGGTGGAACGACGGAACATATAGCTATCTGCCACCACGTCTTGTGCGCGAAAATCGAAGAAGATAGCCGGATTCAGAGCGATGCCGCAGAGGCGTGTTTCGAAGTGAAGATGCGAACCGGTGCTACGTCCTGTGTTGCCGCCGAGGCCGATCGGATCGCCGGCGCGCACGTCTTCGTTTTCCGTTACCAGTTGTTTGGAGAGGTGTCCGTAGATGGTTTCCAAACCATTGGGATGCCGGATGACGATGTATTTTCCATATCCTGCCGCCTCATACTTCACGATGCGCACCTTTCCGGAGAACGCAGCGCGGATAGTATCGCCGATATAGACCTTGATGTCCAAGCCTTTATGTTGGCGTCCCCACCTGCTTCCGAAGTTACTCGTCACCACTCTACTGGGTGTGGGCATGCAAAAATGGCGCAGGTTGATCAGGAAAGAGTCGGGCAGAGCCGTGAGATGATGCGTGCGAGTGTTGTCCCACGTATCGTAAAGGCTGGCCGCCGGCATCTGTATATTTTCTCTTTTGATGATGGTTTGAAGAACCAGCGTATCCACCGACTTCATTTTCCTGTCTACCGGAGCCTGCCTTGCCAAGAGGTCTTGGCCGGCAGCGG from Prevotella sp. oral taxon 475 encodes:
- a CDS encoding glycosyltransferase family 2 protein, with the translated sequence MIRLSVITCTYNAAHELPRTLDSVRAQSYPYVEHILLDGRSTDDTWSIARAYEEQSVGMENGHTVVLKSEKDQGLYDAMNKGLYLATGDYLVFLNAGDVFPSDNTLEQVANAVGEGEALPAVLYGDTDIVNDEGRFLRHRRLSPPEQLSWRSFRQGMLVCHQAFYVRTDIARQTPYHLDYRFSADVDWCIRVMKNAEAMGLPLRNIHAVVVNYLEGGMTAKNHRASLKERFSVMRNHYGLLSTLLMHLWFVVRRWF
- a CDS encoding M23 family metallopeptidase — its product is MRLKRTIKTIAFTAFIALFAAPAAGQDLLARQAPVDRKMKSVDTLVLQTIIKRENIQMPAASLYDTWDNTRTHHLTALPDSFLINLRHFCMPTPSRVVTSNFGSRWGRQHKGLDIKVYIGDTIRAAFSGKVRIVKYEAAGYGKYIVIRHPNGLETIYGHLSKQLVTENEDVRAGDPIGLGGNTGRSTGSHLHFETRLCGIALNPAIFFDFRAQDVVADSYMFRRSTYEQASAEATHLRGVVGNGGYSREEVVGKPGRDREETAPIPYNAAEKLYHKVSSGETLASIAEKRGVSIETICQLNHIRKTDKLRPGQILRYS
- a CDS encoding DUF262 domain-containing protein → MEDFEFSENEAEEMINIEYDITSYPSDYTLMGLVEMFKNEDIMIPDYQRGYVWNIKQASLLIESFLIGLPVPPIFLYIDDENKNLVIDGQQRLLSIVYFFEGYFGKESQTGKRQVFKLSGLNSKNKFYNCTYNDLDDKDKRKLASSVLRAINIRQLSPTKENTSVYHIFERLNTGGTPLKSQEIRNCVFRSDFLNKLKELNKNPSWRKVINKKDIVKNQSDIELILRVYGLAYYLSRYEKPMKEFLNKVAKSNMNACENIDSFAIAFERTADYIDSKLRIKPFHVRGPFNVSLFDSVFCKILLHIDNLPANLPQRYEELLVDQKFTDLTTLATTDEKILKERFEYVETFLFSDGLHR
- a CDS encoding DUF6078 family protein, coding for MTLEEYNLLDADFAHCPGTHCEKANECLRHTAHQMLAKNTRESYTVVNPAVITGRQPCSLFMPDRKERYAWGISRIYDNVRAADLRGIKLSVMSCLGSSSYYRIKQQRRTITEEEQLDIRQAFTDMGYDGQAIEFDRYEEHYPALMRLRKGD
- a CDS encoding S41 family peptidase, whose protein sequence is MNLRLFLVSFALYWPSTSFAIHPDSINHHLKDYQYLTRFTEANLATYPYIHKMYGKEYAKLKKSIRRHLLKGQDIETATCDYVFWFFSQFDTHFIVDRHRFWQEYDRRVHPKYNERMEYDPQPLACMLDTDTYLVRIPSCSGQNPTYAWVDSVAQAYKRTNCPYLILDIRGNSGGNDAIWEPFLEILADHLPKKPWRVLFRNTPMNREVLMKQGDTNIVEKARQSKAQFVPLSEENNNEEMPFIASHLKKAAILVDSRTASSGETLARFVKDYCHRGKIYGQDPTSGANLSGNIAPFQLPHSGITCYYPVCVDEDFALQIKTKEIGIKPDIKIPLPLPASLKDHIDTWVVWVAKSLQSN
- a CDS encoding glycosyltransferase family 4 protein, translated to MRILIVNTSERTGGAAVAANRLMEALNNNGEKAKMLVRDKETDSITVVSLRRQFFQRWRFLWERWCIYWHLHFSKRHLFDIDIANTGADITRLPEFREADVIHLSWVNQGMLSLRGLRKILRSGKPVVWTMHDLWPATAICHLTLGCNLFKQQCRTCKYLPGGGSATDLSATVWTKKKRTYDLGPIHFVACSKWLADQARQSRLLRGHYVSAIPNPIDTRMFVKEDRTLAARRAQLPVDKRLILFAAQRATNENKGMTYLIEACRRLSALHPQLKETVGIAIMGSHSEELAHEFDFPVYSLGYVTDTRTLVDIYNSSTVFVLPSLSENLPNTIMEAMACGIPCVGFNVGGIPEEIDHRKNGYVAAYRDAEDLARGLHWVLEEAPYNEISTQAIRKVAQCYSQNSVAMHYIEIYNQAIAFKKCKL